Proteins encoded in a region of the Thermodesulfobacteriota bacterium genome:
- a CDS encoding SDR family NAD(P)-dependent oxidoreductase has protein sequence MGTNSKLKGKVALITGSSEGIGKTIALKFAENEADVVINGRTPESGMETVNKIKDMGKQAIFEKADLTIYNEVKEMVTRVLEKMSRIDILVVSGGTSSRGKPLITPNFFRDINPDTYIDFINSQYFSRLYCVRSVLDHMIERKSGKIVLIGTDAGRWPTPGESLPGGAGAALVLTTKVLASEFARWGIRINTISTTVTKDTPGIELVLSCGPAAKVFQKAMEKQPFPLRANDIAEAALFLASEASDQITGQTISVNGGLCFPG, from the coding sequence ATGGGAACAAATTCAAAGTTAAAGGGTAAGGTCGCTTTGATTACAGGCTCCAGTGAAGGTATAGGGAAGACCATTGCCCTCAAATTTGCCGAGAATGAGGCAGATGTGGTCATTAATGGGAGAACTCCAGAGTCAGGGATGGAAACGGTAAACAAGATAAAGGATATGGGAAAACAGGCAATATTTGAAAAAGCCGATTTAACTATCTATAATGAAGTTAAAGAGATGGTAACCCGTGTACTGGAGAAGATGTCCAGGATAGATATACTGGTTGTCAGCGGAGGAACCAGTAGCCGTGGAAAACCATTAATTACCCCTAATTTCTTCAGGGATATCAACCCTGATACCTATATAGATTTTATCAACAGTCAATATTTCAGCAGGTTGTACTGTGTCAGATCTGTCCTGGATCACATGATTGAAAGGAAATCAGGGAAAATCGTACTTATAGGAACCGATGCAGGACGATGGCCTACCCCAGGAGAATCTCTGCCTGGTGGGGCAGGGGCTGCTCTGGTTCTGACTACAAAGGTTCTTGCCAGTGAGTTTGCCAGGTGGGGAATAAGGATTAATACCATTTCAACTACAGTAACAAAGGATACACCAGGCATAGAACTTGTACTTTCCTGTGGACCCGCAGCAAAAGTATTTCAAAAGGCTATGGAAAAACAGCCATTCCCCCTGAGGGCAAATGATATTGCAGAAGCTGCTCTATTCCTGGCATCAGAGGCTTCTGACCAGATTACCGGCCAGACTATTAGTGTTAATGGGGGGTTATGCTTCCCTGGTTAA
- a CDS encoding sulfide-dependent adenosine diphosphate thiazole synthase, translating into MELDEVVISRAIIERFSRKLLDNLELDVAIAGGGPAGLVAGYYLAKAGKKVALYERKLSVGGGMWGGGMMYNEIVVQESALPILDEFSIRYQPYETGYYTADSVEAISTLASKSVQAGLTIFNCVSVEDVLMRPDRVVGVVLNWSAVEIAGLHVDPLAVRARFVLDASGHPVEVVKVVQEKVPGKLKTASGKIEGEKSMWSERAETLTLENTKEVFPGLYVAGMSANATFGGPRMGAIFGGMLLSGKKAATMLVQELASSV; encoded by the coding sequence ATGGAACTGGACGAAGTGGTAATCTCAAGGGCGATAATCGAGCGATTCTCACGGAAGCTCCTCGATAATCTGGAATTAGATGTTGCTATCGCTGGTGGTGGCCCGGCTGGCTTAGTAGCTGGGTACTACCTGGCAAAGGCAGGCAAGAAAGTGGCGCTCTACGAACGTAAACTCAGCGTAGGGGGCGGTATGTGGGGCGGCGGTATGATGTACAACGAAATCGTTGTACAGGAATCCGCACTCCCCATTCTCGACGAGTTCTCCATTCGGTATCAACCGTATGAGACAGGCTATTACACTGCGGATTCCGTTGAAGCAATTTCAACTCTTGCGTCTAAATCCGTCCAAGCTGGACTGACGATCTTTAATTGCGTTAGTGTGGAGGATGTGCTGATGCGTCCCGACAGAGTAGTAGGGGTAGTCTTAAACTGGTCTGCGGTGGAAATCGCCGGCCTGCATGTCGACCCACTGGCTGTTCGAGCTCGATTCGTGCTGGATGCCTCTGGCCACCCCGTTGAGGTTGTCAAGGTAGTTCAGGAGAAGGTCCCTGGGAAACTGAAAACGGCAAGCGGGAAGATCGAGGGCGAGAAATCTATGTGGTCTGAACGGGCAGAGACGCTTACGCTGGAGAATACCAAAGAGGTCTTCCCTGGATTGTACGTCGCCGGGATGTCAGCAAATGCTACCTTTGGCGGCCCCCGCATGGGCGCAATCTTTGGCGGCATGCTCCTTTCGGGCAAGAAAGCAGCAACCATGCTCGTGCAGGAGCTCGCATCTTCAGTGTAG
- a CDS encoding acyclic terpene utilization AtuA family protein, whose amino-acid sequence MKKVRIGSGSAYWGDMLDPAVELVKNGDIGYIGFDHLAELTMALLQRAKTKDPTTGYIPDIIPWMKAILPTCAEKGITVISNGGGANPEAGGDEVVKLAKDLNLAGLKVGVVVGDDIFGKLDEMRAKGIKFKNMDTGEEDINRIRDKIVAANAYVGADSIIEALQEGAKVIVAGRVSDNALYVGPLMYEFGWSFNNPDWDLIGAAITVGHIIECAECCTGGMSNMWKVAPRLWDIGFPIAEVYENGDAIITKTPNSGGLVNQWTIKEHLIYEVHDPSNYLMPDGIADFTALKLEEIGKDQVRVTNMKGKQRPSELKVCIGYRDGFIGEGQVFFPWPDAYEKAKKGAETVRERLKKVNLDAEELRVDYIGINTLHGEVAPEPTSELNEVGLRVVAKTKTKEEAEKVRREVTHLWTIGSVGSSFGVPLPIRPVVSLWPTLVPREEVPTRAIIKEVR is encoded by the coding sequence ATGAAAAAGGTAAGGATCGGATCTGGTTCGGCGTATTGGGGTGATATGCTGGACCCTGCTGTTGAGTTGGTAAAAAATGGGGATATAGGCTATATTGGGTTTGATCATCTTGCAGAATTGACAATGGCTTTATTGCAAAGGGCAAAGACCAAGGATCCTACAACAGGATATATTCCCGACATAATCCCATGGATGAAGGCGATACTGCCTACCTGTGCTGAGAAGGGTATAACGGTGATTTCCAACGGTGGCGGCGCCAACCCCGAAGCGGGAGGAGATGAAGTTGTAAAGCTTGCAAAAGATCTGAATTTAGCAGGGTTAAAGGTAGGGGTGGTAGTTGGGGATGATATATTCGGCAAACTGGATGAGATGAGGGCAAAAGGTATAAAGTTTAAGAACATGGACACAGGGGAAGAAGACATTAACAGGATTCGGGACAAAATCGTGGCTGCTAACGCTTATGTTGGTGCTGATTCCATCATAGAGGCTCTTCAGGAAGGAGCGAAAGTCATAGTCGCCGGTCGGGTCTCTGATAATGCCCTCTATGTAGGTCCGTTGATGTATGAGTTTGGCTGGAGTTTTAATAATCCGGATTGGGATTTGATCGGGGCTGCGATAACTGTAGGTCATATAATTGAGTGCGCAGAGTGCTGTACAGGTGGTATGTCCAATATGTGGAAGGTTGCCCCGAGGCTTTGGGATATTGGCTTTCCTATAGCAGAGGTATACGAAAACGGTGATGCGATCATAACCAAGACCCCAAACTCTGGGGGATTGGTTAATCAATGGACCATTAAGGAGCACCTGATCTACGAGGTACACGACCCGTCCAATTATCTTATGCCCGATGGGATAGCCGATTTTACTGCATTAAAGCTGGAAGAGATAGGAAAAGATCAGGTCAGGGTAACTAACATGAAGGGCAAACAGAGGCCTTCTGAACTCAAGGTGTGCATTGGCTACAGAGATGGTTTTATCGGGGAAGGTCAGGTGTTTTTCCCGTGGCCGGATGCCTATGAAAAGGCAAAAAAAGGCGCCGAGACAGTGAGGGAAAGGCTAAAAAAAGTGAACCTCGATGCCGAGGAACTTCGAGTAGACTATATCGGTATCAATACGCTTCACGGAGAGGTAGCCCCTGAACCTACCTCGGAACTAAACGAAGTGGGGTTGAGGGTCGTTGCCAAGACGAAGACGAAGGAGGAAGCAGAAAAAGTAAGAAGGGAGGTAACCCATCTCTGGACAATAGGTTCAGTAGGGTCAAGCTTTGGGGTTCCCCTCCCTATTAGGCCTGTGGTTTCCCTCTGGCCTACTCTGGTACCAAGAGAAGAAGTTCCGACCAGGGCTATTATAAAGGAGGTCAGGTAA
- a CDS encoding NIL domain-containing protein, with amino-acid sequence MSKKRIVLTFPGRLVDQPITYHLIKDHNLMVNILRANVTPKEEGRLVIEIGGNKKDMESGMNYLNEIGVHVQPLTQEVGWHKDRCTQCTACISICPSGAFVVDRKDMSVSFRKEKCIACELCIPICPYRAVEVHF; translated from the coding sequence ATGTCAAAAAAGAGAATAGTTTTAACCTTTCCAGGCAGGTTAGTTGATCAACCAATTACATACCATCTGATTAAGGACCACAATTTAATGGTAAATATATTACGGGCAAATGTGACTCCAAAAGAAGAAGGCAGATTAGTAATAGAGATTGGTGGCAATAAAAAGGATATGGAATCAGGAATGAATTACCTGAATGAAATCGGGGTACACGTACAGCCATTAACCCAGGAAGTAGGGTGGCATAAAGACCGTTGTACCCAGTGCACTGCCTGTATATCCATATGTCCTTCAGGGGCATTCGTTGTGGACAGAAAGGATATGTCAGTATCTTTCAGAAAGGAAAAATGTATAGCCTGTGAGTTATGTATTCCTATCTGTCCCTATCGTGCTGTTGAAGTTCATTTCTAA
- a CDS encoding ABC transporter substrate-binding protein, which produces MEKRNLFIGMGILIVVLVLFTGVSSYPEEARGVTGKSVKIGLMADLTGPIADVWNPVAHGIKAYFKMINDRGGIHGRKIEYVFEDDRYSIPLALSSFKKLVYRDKVFNLLGASGVGHTAAIIPLVEKEKIPLIALTAEKRFYYPARKYIFCPIIWYSDHAKLFVEYVFHDLKLKDPTIVLMYPDAASGKDTRDTIRELVKAYPVKNYEESVFSMVAVDFTSEIMRLKQLKPDIIYIHGFIVQSGSIVKTARRFGLSAPIIVSQYACTNETIKIAGEKASDLVGINSFGTWDDDSPGVKELRKASLAYDPGVHYQGSNFFQGWFMAMLFCKGFENAGRDLNRESFANGLEAMKDFDTQGICGVVSFGANDHKSIESARFLKADIGKKLFVPITGWRVPKKYDF; this is translated from the coding sequence ATGGAGAAAAGGAATCTTTTTATAGGCATGGGTATTTTGATTGTGGTTCTAGTCCTTTTTACTGGTGTGTCATCTTACCCTGAAGAAGCTAGAGGTGTAACAGGGAAATCGGTTAAGATAGGTTTAATGGCTGACTTGACAGGACCAATTGCTGATGTCTGGAATCCTGTTGCCCATGGGATTAAAGCATATTTCAAAATGATAAACGATAGAGGGGGAATCCACGGTAGAAAAATCGAATATGTCTTCGAAGACGATAGGTATTCCATACCTCTTGCTTTGTCCTCTTTTAAGAAGTTAGTCTATAGGGATAAAGTCTTTAACCTTCTGGGAGCTTCAGGCGTTGGCCACACCGCAGCAATTATTCCCCTTGTAGAAAAAGAGAAGATACCGCTTATCGCACTAACAGCGGAAAAGAGGTTCTATTATCCAGCAAGAAAGTACATATTCTGCCCGATTATCTGGTATAGTGACCATGCAAAGTTGTTCGTTGAATATGTCTTTCATGATCTGAAATTGAAGGACCCTACCATTGTCCTTATGTATCCAGATGCGGCTTCCGGCAAGGATACCAGAGATACCATTCGAGAATTGGTTAAGGCATATCCTGTAAAAAACTATGAAGAGAGCGTCTTTTCTATGGTGGCTGTGGATTTTACCTCAGAGATAATGCGCCTTAAGCAGTTGAAACCTGACATTATTTATATTCATGGATTTATTGTTCAGTCCGGTTCAATTGTGAAGACTGCACGAAGGTTTGGGCTTTCTGCGCCTATCATAGTGTCTCAGTATGCTTGTACCAATGAAACTATAAAAATAGCAGGCGAAAAAGCCAGTGACCTTGTTGGTATTAACAGTTTTGGCACATGGGATGATGATAGCCCCGGTGTTAAGGAACTGAGGAAGGCCTCTCTGGCGTATGATCCGGGTGTCCATTATCAGGGTTCCAACTTTTTCCAGGGCTGGTTTATGGCGATGCTCTTCTGTAAAGGTTTTGAGAATGCTGGAAGGGATCTAAACAGAGAGAGTTTTGCGAATGGCCTGGAGGCTATGAAAGACTTTGATACTCAGGGGATTTGCGGGGTAGTGAGCTTTGGAGCCAATGACCATAAGTCTATAGAAAGCGCTAGATTTCTTAAGGCAGATATAGGTAAAAAGCTATTTGTCCCCATTACCGGGTGGAGAGTACCTAAAAAATATGATTTTTAG
- a CDS encoding enoyl-CoA hydratase, producing the protein MGYQDIIFRKEDRVATIVLNRPDSLNALGGSMREDIIDAIQDVKGDKNIGALVITGAGRAFCAGGNIKEMEKMSLEVPLVERRAFVRSVSHRIITEIRNLEKPVIASINGHAIGAGCNIALACDMRIASENAKLGVSFINMGLVSDYGGLYFLPKLVGTAKALELYFTGDVIDAKEAERIGMVNKAVPPEELEKVTYDLAGKIARKAPIALGMIKEVLYKGLNMDLASELDLEANAQSICLKTEDHREGVRAFLEKRETVFKGL; encoded by the coding sequence ATGGGGTATCAAGATATAATATTCAGGAAAGAGGATCGAGTTGCCACTATAGTGCTCAACAGACCTGATAGTCTCAATGCATTGGGTGGTAGTATGCGAGAGGATATAATCGATGCCATTCAAGACGTAAAAGGCGACAAAAACATAGGGGCATTGGTTATAACAGGTGCGGGGAGGGCATTTTGTGCTGGCGGAAATATTAAAGAGATGGAGAAGATGAGTCTGGAGGTACCTCTCGTAGAGAGAAGGGCATTTGTTCGTAGTGTCTCCCATAGGATAATAACTGAGATCAGAAACCTGGAAAAACCTGTCATTGCTTCTATAAATGGCCATGCCATAGGGGCAGGGTGTAATATCGCTCTTGCTTGTGATATGAGGATTGCCTCTGAGAATGCCAAACTGGGAGTGAGTTTTATAAATATGGGATTGGTTTCTGACTACGGTGGTCTCTATTTCCTTCCCAAACTGGTAGGTACAGCAAAGGCTCTGGAACTCTATTTTACCGGAGATGTGATCGACGCGAAAGAGGCAGAAAGGATAGGAATGGTAAATAAGGCTGTGCCCCCTGAAGAGCTGGAAAAGGTCACCTATGATCTGGCGGGTAAGATAGCGAGAAAGGCTCCCATAGCCCTGGGCATGATAAAGGAGGTACTGTACAAAGGGCTTAACATGGATCTGGCGAGCGAATTAGATTTAGAGGCAAATGCCCAGAGTATCTGCCTAAAAACAGAGGACCATAGGGAAGGAGTGAGGGCATTTTTAGAAAAGAGGGAAACGGTATTCAAAGGGCTGTAA
- a CDS encoding acyl-CoA dehydrogenase family protein: MYCGFTEEQEMWRKTVNDFMDKEVGREYCRKVYQERQYPYEFYEKVVKQGWLGLMIPEKYGGVETSVVMYTIMNEALAKFGVDLATSVSVCAFSAMNIVHHGTEEQKVRYLSRVIKGEVRFSISITEPNAGSDAASLVTSARLDGDCFAVNGQKVFASAAHAKNNIMCMGVRTDTSLPKHKGISVLLVPNDLPGIEMRRLDTLARRATGTNEVFLDNVKVPKENLLGEINGGWKILTGHLEIERAAVAGMNVGNAQTAVDDAIRYAKEREQFGRPIGQFQVIKHMLAQMQLEVDAARLLTYRAAAMTDMGIPCRKEVSMAKLFASETLFKVATQGMQIMGGYGTMPEYDMERYFREGKQATIGGGTSQIQRGIIARELGL, translated from the coding sequence ATGTATTGTGGGTTTACTGAAGAGCAGGAGATGTGGAGAAAGACAGTTAACGATTTTATGGACAAGGAGGTAGGCAGGGAGTACTGCCGGAAGGTTTATCAAGAGAGACAGTATCCTTATGAGTTCTATGAGAAGGTTGTAAAACAGGGTTGGCTGGGTTTGATGATACCTGAAAAATATGGAGGAGTAGAAACAAGTGTGGTGATGTATACTATAATGAATGAAGCCCTGGCTAAGTTTGGGGTGGACCTTGCTACCTCTGTAAGTGTATGTGCTTTTTCAGCGATGAACATTGTCCATCATGGCACAGAAGAGCAGAAGGTCCGATATCTCTCCCGGGTAATAAAGGGTGAAGTAAGGTTCTCAATCTCGATCACCGAACCGAACGCAGGCTCTGATGCAGCTTCTCTTGTTACATCGGCAAGGCTTGACGGGGATTGTTTTGCCGTTAACGGTCAAAAGGTCTTTGCCTCCGCTGCCCACGCCAAAAACAATATTATGTGCATGGGGGTGAGAACAGACACATCCCTGCCGAAACACAAAGGGATATCTGTTTTGCTGGTGCCGAACGACCTTCCCGGGATCGAGATGAGGCGTCTTGACACTTTAGCCAGGCGGGCGACCGGAACCAATGAGGTCTTTCTCGATAACGTAAAGGTCCCGAAAGAGAATTTACTCGGTGAGATCAACGGTGGCTGGAAGATCCTTACCGGTCATTTGGAGATAGAGAGGGCGGCTGTTGCAGGGATGAACGTTGGGAATGCCCAGACAGCGGTTGACGATGCCATACGGTATGCGAAAGAAAGGGAGCAATTTGGTAGACCAATAGGTCAATTCCAGGTCATAAAGCACATGCTTGCCCAGATGCAGTTAGAGGTGGATGCGGCAAGGCTTTTGACATATCGGGCTGCAGCAATGACAGACATGGGAATCCCATGCAGGAAAGAGGTGTCTATGGCAAAGCTTTTTGCATCAGAGACCCTTTTCAAGGTAGCAACCCAGGGCATGCAGATTATGGGAGGCTATGGTACCATGCCAGAATACGATATGGAGAGGTACTTTAGGGAAGGTAAACAGGCAACCATAGGAGGCGGAACATCACAGATACAGAGAGGTATTATCGCCAGAGAGTTAGGGTTGTAA
- a CDS encoding MaoC/PaaZ C-terminal domain-containing protein encodes MIYKYFDDLEIGEKTVSERARTITETDVVFFCYFTGNWYELHSNVEYARKTQFGERLVQGSLTFAIAAGLQMVRHDVVMAFYGLDKMRFPAPVKIGDTLRAEAEVVDKEVKGDDRGVVTIKQTIHNQRDETVAIMFWKLLVKRKQ; translated from the coding sequence ATGATCTACAAGTACTTCGATGATCTGGAAATAGGGGAGAAGACGGTATCAGAGAGGGCGAGGACCATTACTGAAACAGACGTAGTATTCTTTTGCTACTTTACAGGTAACTGGTATGAACTCCACTCCAATGTAGAATATGCCAGAAAGACTCAATTTGGTGAGAGACTGGTACAGGGTTCTCTAACCTTTGCTATTGCTGCCGGCTTGCAGATGGTGAGACATGATGTGGTTATGGCGTTCTACGGTCTTGATAAGATGAGATTCCCGGCGCCTGTGAAGATTGGGGATACCCTGCGTGCAGAGGCAGAGGTAGTCGATAAAGAGGTGAAAGGGGATGATCGTGGGGTTGTAACAATAAAACAGACCATCCACAACCAGAGGGATGAGACGGTAGCAATTATGTTTTGGAAGTTGTTGGTTAAAAGGAAACAGTGA
- a CDS encoding thiolase family protein has protein sequence MKDCVIVDGVRTANCRAHSEKGWFRNVLPDELLKTIYLALFNRNPQIKPEDIESVFCGTANQSGYTNDIARFGWLAAGLPEDIATNGIGQQCASGMAAVEHAARAIMCGEGDIYIASGVEDMQHVPMGSGREWLPLFLKLYKPEEIRMGMTAEKVAEIYQVNRKEMELHAYYSHKRAAEARDGGKFADEIIPLEGEREDGTKFMVDSDQWIRNGINLEEMSVMKPSFKNDGVVTAATSSPLTTGACALLLMSRNKADQLGCPYHLKYRGGVMVGCDPTIMGIGPIFAVRRLLERTKITVDDIDVVEINEAFSSQVLACVRELGIEMDIPFKKTNLWGGAIALGHPLGESGARIIVTLNSIMKKEKTKAKYGLATLCGGFGNASASLWEKC, from the coding sequence ATGAAGGACTGTGTCATTGTGGATGGCGTAAGGACAGCAAACTGCAGGGCCCATTCAGAGAAGGGTTGGTTTAGGAATGTTTTGCCGGATGAACTTTTGAAGACAATATATCTTGCACTCTTTAACAGGAATCCTCAGATAAAACCTGAGGATATAGAGTCAGTGTTCTGTGGAACAGCCAATCAGAGTGGTTATACCAATGACATTGCCCGTTTTGGGTGGCTTGCCGCTGGGCTGCCTGAAGATATCGCAACCAACGGTATCGGTCAGCAATGCGCTTCGGGGATGGCGGCGGTTGAACATGCTGCCAGGGCTATCATGTGCGGTGAAGGGGATATTTACATAGCCTCTGGTGTTGAGGATATGCAGCATGTGCCTATGGGCTCGGGAAGAGAATGGCTCCCCCTATTTTTAAAACTATATAAACCTGAGGAAATCCGGATGGGAATGACTGCTGAAAAAGTAGCGGAAATCTACCAGGTTAACAGAAAGGAAATGGAACTTCATGCCTATTACAGCCATAAACGGGCTGCTGAAGCCAGGGATGGAGGTAAGTTTGCGGATGAAATTATCCCTCTAGAAGGTGAAAGGGAGGATGGAACGAAATTTATGGTGGACTCTGACCAATGGATAAGGAACGGAATCAATCTTGAGGAGATGTCCGTTATGAAGCCTTCCTTTAAAAATGACGGGGTAGTTACCGCTGCTACGTCTTCTCCTCTTACTACCGGTGCCTGTGCATTGCTCCTCATGAGCCGAAACAAAGCAGATCAACTGGGATGTCCCTATCACCTTAAATACAGAGGTGGTGTGATGGTTGGGTGTGACCCTACAATTATGGGTATAGGGCCTATTTTTGCTGTAAGAAGACTTTTAGAAAGAACAAAAATCACAGTAGACGATATCGATGTAGTTGAGATAAATGAAGCCTTTAGTAGTCAAGTACTGGCATGTGTACGGGAACTTGGCATCGAAATGGACATTCCTTTTAAGAAGACCAACCTTTGGGGAGGAGCCATCGCTCTTGGACACCCTCTGGGAGAATCTGGAGCAAGGATTATTGTAACCCTGAATAGTATTATGAAAAAGGAGAAAACCAAAGCAAAGTATGGTCTTGCCACCCTGTGCGGTGGTTTTGGGAATGCCAGTGCTTCCCTTTGGGAAAAGTGTTGA
- a CDS encoding homocysteine biosynthesis protein, producing MTRTIAEINEKIKKGKAVIVTAEEIIDIVKEKGTKKAVREIDVVTTGTFGPMCSSGAYLNLGHSKPRIKIGGGKAYLNNIPVYTGIAAVDVYIGATAIPDDDPRNTVFPGEFRYGGGHVIEELVAGKDVKLTATAYGTDCYPRKIVETTINIKDINEAVLFNPRNSYQNYNVAVNLSDKVIYTYMGTLQPKLGNANYCSAGQLSPLLNDPYYKTIGIGTRIFMGGGIGYIIWNGTQHNPSVSRSKNGVPRAPAGTIAVIGDLKQMNPNWLRGTTFTGYGATLTVGIGIPIPILDEEILKYTTVRDEDIFTQIVDYSDAYPQRKPDTLGEVNYAELKSGKINVKGKEVKTAGLSSYAKAREIAEILKGLIKRGDFLLTEPVAALPSVESGITFKPMPSKPIKKAGSSERMR from the coding sequence ATGACAAGAACAATTGCTGAGATTAATGAAAAAATAAAGAAAGGTAAAGCAGTTATTGTCACTGCTGAAGAGATAATCGATATCGTAAAAGAAAAGGGGACAAAAAAGGCTGTTCGTGAAATAGACGTAGTTACTACCGGTACCTTCGGCCCTATGTGCAGTTCCGGCGCATATCTCAACCTGGGACATTCTAAACCACGGATAAAGATAGGTGGAGGCAAGGCGTATCTGAATAATATACCGGTTTATACCGGCATTGCGGCAGTAGATGTATATATTGGAGCAACAGCCATACCAGATGATGATCCAAGAAACACCGTATTCCCCGGAGAGTTCAGATACGGGGGCGGACATGTAATAGAGGAATTGGTAGCAGGTAAGGATGTTAAGCTCACAGCTACGGCTTACGGGACAGACTGTTATCCCAGAAAAATTGTTGAAACTACTATCAATATTAAGGATATAAATGAAGCGGTTCTGTTCAACCCAAGAAATTCCTATCAGAACTACAACGTTGCTGTGAACCTTTCAGACAAAGTAATATATACCTATATGGGAACATTACAGCCAAAATTGGGGAATGCTAATTATTGCAGCGCAGGACAACTCAGTCCTCTTTTAAATGACCCCTACTATAAAACCATTGGCATTGGAACCAGGATATTCATGGGAGGCGGGATCGGCTACATAATCTGGAATGGTACCCAACACAATCCGTCTGTGTCAAGAAGTAAGAATGGAGTTCCAAGGGCACCTGCAGGTACCATTGCTGTAATTGGCGACCTTAAACAAATGAATCCTAACTGGCTTAGAGGAACTACCTTTACAGGTTATGGGGCTACCTTAACAGTAGGAATAGGTATACCAATTCCTATCCTCGACGAAGAGATACTCAAATACACTACTGTCAGAGATGAAGATATCTTCACGCAGATTGTAGATTACAGCGATGCATACCCTCAAAGAAAGCCGGACACCCTTGGAGAAGTCAATTATGCCGAGCTAAAGAGTGGGAAGATAAATGTTAAGGGGAAAGAGGTAAAGACCGCCGGACTATCCAGTTATGCAAAGGCTAGAGAGATAGCTGAAATACTTAAGGGTTTAATAAAAAGGGGCGATTTTCTATTGACTGAGCCTGTTGCAGCCTTACCATCTGTTGAATCCGGGATAACCTTCAAGCCCATGCCATCAAAACCGATAAAAAAAGCAGGTTCTTCAGAGAGAATGAGATAG
- a CDS encoding ROK family protein: MNKSNIKATAIGVDLGGTNLRGGIVDQEGRILKSLKMPTLAEDGKDEVINRIVDLLTQLVEISNQLSGEVKGICIGTPGFLDIKRGIIRESPNLPGWKDVALGEEIQKRMPFPSISIQNDANGFTYGEWWRGAGKGYNSMVGITLGTGVGGGLILNKKIWSGEDGAAGEIGHMVVEPSGLKCQCGRYGCLESYSSGTGIVNRAVMALKKGINSSLLNRIEGNFNLITSRMVFEEAVAGDKLSLNIMEEAGKYLGIAVSSLINILNVYRFVIGGRVAGAGDLILKPAREEILKRAINLPVKEEVIVNASLEDDAGIIGTAGIVFESVS; this comes from the coding sequence ATGAACAAATCAAATATTAAAGCTACCGCTATAGGCGTAGATCTGGGAGGTACTAATCTAAGGGGAGGAATAGTAGACCAAGAGGGGAGAATCCTAAAGAGTCTAAAAATGCCTACCCTGGCTGAAGACGGAAAGGATGAAGTAATCAATCGCATAGTAGACCTGTTAACACAACTAGTTGAAATTTCAAACCAACTTTCCGGAGAGGTCAAAGGGATATGTATAGGAACCCCAGGATTTCTCGATATTAAGAGGGGAATAATCAGAGAGTCTCCAAACTTGCCGGGCTGGAAAGATGTGGCATTGGGGGAGGAGATACAAAAGAGAATGCCCTTCCCTTCAATCTCAATCCAAAATGATGCCAATGGTTTTACTTATGGTGAGTGGTGGAGAGGAGCAGGAAAGGGCTACAACAGTATGGTAGGCATTACCCTGGGTACTGGAGTAGGCGGAGGGTTGATATTGAATAAAAAGATATGGTCAGGAGAAGATGGCGCGGCAGGAGAGATAGGCCATATGGTAGTGGAACCCTCTGGACTTAAATGCCAATGCGGCAGATACGGATGCCTGGAGAGCTATTCCTCTGGAACAGGAATAGTCAACAGGGCTGTCATGGCATTAAAAAAGGGGATAAATTCATCTTTACTAAACAGGATAGAGGGAAATTTTAACCTTATCACATCCAGGATGGTCTTTGAAGAAGCTGTAGCCGGAGATAAACTATCCCTTAACATAATGGAAGAGGCAGGGAAATACTTAGGCATAGCTGTCTCAAGTCTCATAAATATACTGAATGTTTACAGGTTTGTTATTGGTGGAAGAGTTGCCGGCGCTGGAGATTTAATATTAAAACCTGCCAGGGAAGAGATTCTTAAAAGAGCTATAAATCTTCCTGTAAAGGAGGAAGTTATAGTTAATGCCAGTCTTGAAGATGATGCCGGAATTATAGGGACAGCCGGAATAGTCTTTGAGAGTGTAAGTTAG